The Peptostreptococcaceae bacterium genome contains a region encoding:
- a CDS encoding (2Fe-2S) ferredoxin domain-containing protein, with product MKSLAELAKIRDEAKNKIDLRGKKNTRIVVGMATCGIAAGARPVLLALVEEIKKRNLNDVEVVQTGCIGVCVLEPIVEVYNETGEKVTYIEMTPEKARKVIADHIVNGKVVSEYTIGAKKA from the coding sequence ATGAAAAGTTTAGCTGAATTGGCAAAGATCAGAGACGAAGCAAAAAATAAAATTGATCTTAGAGGGAAAAAAAATACAAGGATTGTTGTCGGCATGGCAACCTGCGGAATCGCCGCCGGAGCAAGACCTGTTTTACTTGCATTGGTAGAAGAGATCAAAAAAAGGAATCTTAATGATGTTGAAGTTGTTCAAACCGGTTGTATAGGCGTTTGTGTACTTGAGCCTATCGTAGAGGTTTACAATGAAACCGGCGAAAAGGTTACATATATTGAAATGACGCCTGAAAAAGCACGCAAGGTTATTGCCGACCATATTGTAAATGGTAAAGTGGTTAGCGAATATACAATCGGAGCTAAAAAAGCATAG
- a CDS encoding NAD(P)H-dependent oxidoreductase subunit E codes for MEKKVMKDILTEKNFAKLDQAIEANKDRKGALMPILHEAQGIFGALPIEVQTIISEKLDISLAEIYGVVTFYSRFSLVPKGEYVIGLCLGTACYVKGAQNILDRLETEIGIKVGETSEDGKFTLEATRCLGCCGLAPVMVINDKVYGRLEPGQITGILKEYK; via the coding sequence ATGGAAAAGAAAGTTATGAAAGACATTTTGACAGAAAAGAATTTTGCCAAGTTGGATCAAGCAATTGAAGCCAACAAAGACCGCAAGGGTGCTTTGATGCCGATACTGCATGAAGCGCAAGGCATTTTTGGAGCGCTTCCAATCGAAGTGCAAACAATTATTTCCGAAAAGCTTGATATATCGCTTGCGGAAATCTACGGTGTTGTGACATTTTATTCACGTTTTTCGCTGGTGCCAAAGGGCGAGTATGTTATTGGATTGTGTTTGGGAACTGCCTGCTATGTAAAAGGTGCGCAGAATATTCTTGACCGTCTTGAAACAGAGATTGGAATTAAGGTTGGGGAAACATCTGAAGATGGCAAATTCACATTAGAAGCAACAAGATGCCTCGGATGCTGCGGCTTGGCGCCTGTTATGGTCATCAACGATAAGGTTTACGGAAGATTGGAGCCGGGTCAAATCACCGGCATTTTGAAAGAATATAAATAA